From the Phoenix dactylifera cultivar Barhee BC4 unplaced genomic scaffold, palm_55x_up_171113_PBpolish2nd_filt_p 001140F, whole genome shotgun sequence genome, the window TGATTAGtaatttcaatatatatatatatatatatatgtatatgaaaTAGCATGATTTTCTAGTATATTAGGGACATCCTAAGAAAACAAGCTTTTGATAATAATATAGAAATGTGGTTGTTGATCAAATATAATAAGAGTTAAACCATATTATAGCATTCTGAGTTGTATATTATGGTCGCCAGAAAGGGAGGTTAAGATCCTGCAGCCCTGCACAGGCTGATAGATCAAGTGCACAATAATGATGGAAAGCATCAGCCTTCTATAGAGGACCTCCTTATGTGGGTATACCTATCTCCTCTGTAGATAGATATTTTTATCTCCTGTGTGACCATAGATgctcatatttttatttcttctgcTTCAGCACTAAATAGCACGGGTAATCCAACTTGCACTTAAAAAGGTTTATATAACCACATCGTTTGTTTTCAACTATCCTAGTTTTAACCATTGTATACACACTGGCCTTTGATACGGGAGATATTGACTGCTCCCTACGGAGTTAATCACATGTATCATGGCAAAATGCACACCAATTGTCACTAATGAAACTCCTTTTTCCACCTTCCAAGTGTGTGACaccattcttcttccttggccagATTTCACGTTCGTGTGTATGTTCACTAGAACCGGAAAAAAAACTTTTCCATCCCTAACCAATTTACCCACTTCAAACGGCCATTGGCTCCCCATCCAGCTGAAGACAAAGCTCTAGCCGGATCAGAATGACTGATGAGAGGAACAGTTGCTCAGCTTGAAACTAGGGCGGGGATCTCCTTCTGTTACAAGCACGGGAGATCAGGACAACAACCATCTAAGCATCTGACAATGGCTCAATAACGTTCTGAGATAGACCCATATTGTAGTTTTTGGTTGAGCACAATGATTGACCGGCATACACGAATCCATCCCAGCAGAAGACGTTATACAAACCATTCAGATCAAGGATTGCTCTGGTACATCAATTGACAAATGATCCATATGCTGCCTGAGCTAAAGCGGCTATCATGCTCCCAAGCAATTCCTGGCAGATTCTTAAAGAATTTTAAAGAACCTAGAGAGTTGagactttctgaattttttcGAACTTAGGAAAGAAATGAGAACCACCTAATGAAAGACACCTCGAGTTTATAGAGTAATCCGTTTCAAAATTCTATCGTCCCCATTTCTGAAAGATACACATCTAATGAGAATGAGGGTTGCTGTCAATAGGGTTTCTCAGCTTGCTAAGAGCCACCCTCTAATCCGCACATAACTAGTTCGTAAGTTATTAAACAGAAACATGCACTCGTTCGCAAACATGTATTTATGAATGGAACTCCAAAACTTCTTTACATCCACAAGATTTGCAACTACGACCATTTAAGATGCAATCCTTTTACTATTAGTATTTTAAATTTGGTAAAAATATGAGCTTAGCAGCAAAAGAACTGGCAACATAGTTACCTTGCTACAAGTGAATAATCTCCGACCAAGACCTTTCAACCTTTGCTAATTATCCTTGCCGGATTTTTTaccttttttctgtttttgcttTAACTGAGTTAGACCTGGTGCTGTAATCTTTGCATTGCCAACAATTGCAGCCACCAATTCTGGCTCCGTGCAAGCTTTCAATAGTTCTTTTTCACGGTTTGTCACTTCAGGCATATGCATAAACAAGTTCATTGCAGTTTTGGCAGCTGAGGCAAAGACATTTCAATCAGTATATCAAATATGTAAAATGGTGAACTAATTGCATACATGATTAAATTATCAAATTAACTGCATATGCACACCAACACACAAGTGCACGTgcacatgtgtgtgtgtgtgtgtgtgtgtgagagagagagagagagagagagttctcATGCAAAAATAAACCATTTTCACTATAACTGTGAACCAAGGCATGCCTGGATTTGAGCATGATTTACAGGCTCTAAATATCCCCTGAAACAGCAGATATCATATCTAGTGACAAAGTAACTTACAATGTCAACAAAGCAAGATTAATGAAGCATATAGAAATGCACAAAAATTGAAATAAGTAGCCATTTATTGTTGATGGATACAAGTTTGAACAAGGATACCAgacaaattttgaaattattttcattTGTTTCTTGATATACATTATCAACACTCAATTGCAATTGAATATCTATGTGCATCACTCACCAGTATGATCATATCTAAGCATCTAGCCAACAATGTTGAATACAGAAGCCTAACTCGTTAGTTTTGCATCATTTTCCAACATAACATtttatgagatcaagatgttgaAGCTGTTTACAGATACCATCTtgattcctcctcttccaaagatGTCCATTAAAAAAATGAACACTTTGACTTGCACTTGGAAACTTTATATGCATCTATGATTCACGTTTGACTTCATTTGATATTCTTGAATTGGCCCTCATCACAAACACATATTACATTTCACGATTTcagaaattaaacaaatccaacTAAAAACAGGGTTGATCCTCCACAAACATTACATTTCATGATTTCAGCAACCAGCAACTATAGTGAAGCCATCAGTTTGTGGATAAAATGTTTAATGAAATATTGTTTGTCTTCTGAAAGGAAAACAAGATTTTATACCATGAGACATCGACCATGCAAATAAATCACCTGCCCTAGAGAATAGTGGCTAGATGCATGAGGAACATCTTGATAAGGAATGATTGAGCTTTAGATTTTTCAGTGCCCCCAAAACTTATGATACTCAGAGAGTAATCTGAGTTAAACTGAAGAAAATTCATATTAATGTGTTTCAACAGTAGCACAGAAAAGAGTCAAATATTTTGGCCTAGTTTGGGCTTCTGACAAGGCATAGATACAAGTGAATCAATCATATATTACGCAGCTTACACTATCAACTTGACATACAAgtaaatcaataaataaaagaaataaaatttatgagacTTCTAATGTATAACAGCTCAGTGATAAACTATTGCCAATCTGAACCAAAAAAAAGTTGATTGCTAATAATAAGATCCTTCTAGAAATGATGAATATTATAGGACTAATGAGACAGTGGCAACTTTTACTTTCATGGCTTCCCAGTAATTCACAAATGATGAGGAAGataccttttcctttctttgcgGTGCCTGGAGTTATTTTGACACGGTATTTGTATGTCTGCAATGCATTATAGGGGCCACAGACAGGTATTGCATACAGTAAGATATCATCTAGAAGGGGATTGCCTGTAAGATAATCTAAATCATTTAATTTGgccctctcttcttcccctATCTCATGGATTCCACTCTCCTCAATAGAAATCCTATCCATCTCACTTGTAGTTTTATCCAATTCTGCATCCAGATCTTCAAAGACATCACCATTGGCATGCTTATTCACTATACCCTGCGATTGATCAGTTTCCAAAATAGTTTCTGGACAATCCCGAGAAAGGTGACCAGACTTTTTGCATTTATAACAAATTTTGGAGGAGTCATGCTGACCTGATATATCCAAAAAGTAAGTTTCAGAAGATGGCCTCAAATGTTGTTCGTCAAAAATGAAATGCAACCATCAAAAATGAAAATGCAACAAAACTGCATTCAAAAAACAAAGTTAAATTTTAACCTGAATTGTTAAACAGATATGCATGTGCCAAGAACCGTGCCGCGACAAGAGGAAAATGAAAATACATATGATGTTAATGTGCATATTTGCATTAATGGATGAGGAAGTAGATCCCTTTGCATCAGATATTTTAAACAGTCATAATATCAGAATATATAGAGAAGCTTCTGATGCTATTAACAAGAAAATAAATACGAGGAAAAGGTGGCAAGATAACATGAAAGGGCTGTTCGAATATTCCTCCAGGATTGAGCTGAAAATCCTGCAGGATTCATGGACTGGGCCACCCATTTAAGCATGGCTCTATCAACCAAACACCTCCCAGCTCAAATTCtgtggaaagaatggatctttttttttctttctgcagCCCAAAGGCTGGGCTTTGGGAAGACCCTTAGAAGATGCAAGCTAGATGGGCAAACAGGTCTGATTCCTACAGAATTTTCAGCCCAATCTTAAAGGAATATCCAAATAGACCCAAGATGCGCATCACTccagcatgcatgcatataaccATCTGTGTAATATTAATATTTGTAAGACTATACTAATAGAAACAAGTATAACAGATATGCCCCAGCTATGCACAAAGCATAATCTGACTACATTAAATCTATTCAATTGATCCGCCCATACTCATATTCTTAAGCATAAAGAATATGAATGATTCAAGTAAAATATTTGTCAGGATACATGCTCCAATTAATATCAATTTtcagaggaaccatgtgttaaTTAAATTTACTGCGAACGAAATGTTAGTAAAGTACCAGTCCCTGATCTGGTAATTTTGCCAGCTCCTCCGTCTTGATCTTGTgagtccttttcttttttgggagCTTTACCAGCAGACTGAATTTATTAAAAGACAATCAGAACCAGAACTGGGGAAAAAACAgttgaaaaagggaagaaaaatcaAGTCTCCTTaacaaatcaaaataaatttgatgttatGTACTCACTGCAAGTAACGCCATACgaattctcctttcttcttcatcCTGTTCTGCATACTTTTCCTTAATCTTCTTAAGTTTGCCCTTCTGCCCACGGGTGATCTTTTGCTTAGCTGGCTTCATATTCTCATTATTTTTATCTAGCTGAGAACCTGATGGAGCACATTCATTGCCCTCTTCTTTTTTATGTGAGCTATTTACACTATCGCTACTATTATTCTGGCCTTTCTTGAGTTTACGTCTTTCTGCCTTTGATACGTAAGGCTTCTCTCTTACAGTACCTTTTTTCCCTTCACGCTCATGATCCTCCATTGAATTTGATTTATAAGCATCAAGCCCAGCACCTTTACCAGATAGTTTAGCAGGACCAAGGCCAAGAGCCTCATCAATGAGAACAACAAGTTGGGATGAACCAGAAGGTTCACTTTCTTCATCAGTATCAGATAAACTTCCACCATGCAAATTTTTCTGCTGGCCTTCTTTGTCTCCAACAAGCTCTTCAGATGGGTTAGCAATATTAGGATTAGGAGGTAAAACTCCAGAAGCATTATCAATTGTAGAGGTGCTATCAGGATCCACCTTAGAATTATCTGTGTTCAATCTGGAAAGATGACCCAATTCCTTACTTGTGCCAGCATCATCCAAAATTTCTTCATCGGAATCAGAAACATTATGCTCTTTATGAGATGCTCCTTCCATTTCTTGCAGACCTTCATCTTCACCTCTTACCCTCCTTTCATTCAGATGGGATGCCAAAGAGCTCTCATCCAAACGAAATAGAATGCCAAAACCCATAACTAGGGGGTGAGGAGGAAGGAAATTCTTTTTACCACGAATCATGAAACTACCAACTGTAAGATATTCCCCAGAGGGAGCTGTTTTACTAACTTGATGGGGGTACACCCACCAAGCACTTGTTACAATCTTTGAGTCCCATGCCTGACTGTGACACACCTGCAAATAAGAACATGTTTTAGAAAAATCTAAACCCACAACCTAGAATATAGTGAAGCACAAAGGCAATTGTTATATTACGCCATATGGAATTAGATTTTGCTCAGTAAAACTATCTCGAGAAGAAAACATTTCAGACTTTTAGAAAGTAACATTGTACTCACAGTAAAACAGCCAGCTTGATTTAATGTCAGTGGTGGTATTGGACTATCTGGTTTGTAATTCTTGATCACCGTACTTGAAGCGCCATGCAAGTCTGCATGCACATACCTGTTTTATATCCAAAATTAGTTATATCAGCAGAAATCATCAGTATGATCCTGCTTTCTGTCTGGGATATAAAACATATAAAGAATGCCAAGCTATCAGAATTCTGTCCCGTAAGAATACAATACTTTGAGGAAAAAGATGAAGATGGCCccatataatgaaaataatattgCAGAGCGAGCACGAACTTATTCCACAACCTAAGTTACGCAAGTTCAGCATGTCATATTATGATTCTGCTATATGCTACATGACATGCTGCAGAATAGAGCATCATGATAATATTCTGACTGTGTGCCAAAGAATGAAATAGATAACAGGGATTTAGAAAATAATGCCCCAGAAAGGGCATAAATAAAAGAAGGTGATATAAATTTGTAACATCCACTCAATAACTTGCACATAAGCAAACTACAAAATACTGAAAGCATCCAAATAAACCGCATGGTGCAGGCTGATGCCCCGTGTAGAGCTAGTTGTAACAATAAGTTACAAAAGTAGAGCTGGTTATAACAATAAGTTACAAAACTTGATGGACAATACTTAGATTTCCACCCATAAAATGGTACCTCACGAACCACAGAACACGGGAGAGGAATAAACTTTCTGCGAACCGCAAAACAGAAAAGCAACAAACTTTAATAAAAAAGGCAGGTCAAAGCAGCTAAAGCATACATAAGGTACAATTACTTAACAGGTAGGCAaatgggagaggaagagaacaATATAGCCGACAATCGGCAAAATGAATTAGTAGCTGAGGAAATAGAGGTCACGCTAAGGTATTATGAACAACATAAAGCTTTATGAAGGACATTGAGGTTTATTGCATGATTCCGAAACATAAGTTTTGTTTATTGCAGGATCATTGTACAATACTTCCTTACGCCTGTCTGAGACTAAATACAATATTCAAGGAATATAGGCATATAATTAAATATCGAAATCATCAATGCAAGCAAAGTTTCAAATGAGCCTTTCTCCCTTTGCACTGGAGACAGCTACATCAATAACTTATAGTTTTGTATTTGCATTAGTGCATATACATGTATACACTGTTGTTTCACTGTGTAGGAATGCAAATGGATTGCAAATTACATTCTGCACATGGGATTCAGACATCCACTGCTTATTGTGATGTCTAGAAAATAGAGTGCAAGTCTTCTTGTCATGTAAATATACTGTTTGTGCCTATACTAGGCTAACATCAATGCAGAACTTGACCCTCAAGCCAAAGCATTAGAACATTGTTTTAGAGATAAAATATCAGCCTTCTGCTTTTTAAGCATAAGGCAACTGTTGTCCATGGTATCAATAGAAAAAGTAAAGAATGAAGAAGTGAGTTATTCATTATAGAATATACAACAATGCCATAGGCACTGACAAAGCCTCAAATGCTCTTAGAAGGAATATGAGAATCGCATGAATAATAACATAATACTCGTACTTATGAAAGTGTGGGACATCAAAGTCAGGGCTTAAAGCTTTACTCTTGAGACATAGGATAATTGCAATTTTGATATCTGACTGTGGAAGTAATGCATGCCTGAAAGACTGTTGGAATCCATATATCAAAAATTGCTTTTTTCCCCTCGTACAAATCAATTCTTCTCCACCTCCAAATGAATTTTTGAGAGAAACACTCCATCGTATATGCTTAAAGTATGTAACCATAAGGTAGTTCTCCCTACTCAATAACTGGCCTTAAAGGTGGACATTCTCTTCGAGGAAGCCAATTTGACCAAAAATTCAACACCAGTTCAAATGTTGAGGCGGGCTCTAAAATATCTTTGAAGTATGGAGGTAATTTTAGATGCGACAATGGGTCAGGTCATGTCAAGTTTGGTCAGGTCATGTTAGGACAATAACATAGAAAAGCTTAACATGTACCAACCAGACCGAGCATTTACCAACCTAACCGAGCATAGGGTCAAGACTCACAACCCTCCAACCCATACCCACCCACAGGTCTATACAGAACTCGGAATGACCTATTTGATCTTAACCTATTCTATTTGGCAAGGCTTGATCCCTAATAGACCGAACCCAACATATCAAATCCAATCCTTACAATTCTTAACAGCTCATTTCTATAGTATTTAAACAACTAGTTTTAAGAAAATGTCAAtcacttaaaaaaataatccaAAATCACGAATCAACCTGACTTATCAATGTCAACCCAAATAAAACTCCACCaattaaaaaaatccaaaatcatGAATCAACCTGACTTATCCATTTCGACCCAAATAAAACTCTGCCCTCATGACACGAGTCATCCATttaaagttcataagaaaacttGACCCATACCCAACCCTAACTAAAAGCCCTTGACCCAAACCCAACCCAAATATGGTTGGGTTGAGTCAACTTTTGGATCGGGTCACTTTTCGACACCCCTACGTACCCAACTCGATTTACAAAGTCTACCCCATGTTAGATAAGTTAAGGACTGATGGTTGGTGGGTGGGTATGTTAGGATGTAAAAATGAGTATGTATCACATCTTCAGTGAGCCTCATGACCAAATGTTTTAGGTGTTTGATTCTCATGGACAAGGTAGAGATGACGAATATTACAATATGGCCTATTGCTGGTTAGTATGATCTCAGACTTTAAGGTAACCAATAGGAATAGAATGGCTATCAAATGATAAATAACAAACCTAGCTCTACACCGGGAAGAAGTTTGAAGATCAATTAATGAGGGAACAGCTGATTTAAATTTGAGAGATTAAAATGGTGAAGCTTCTGGGAAGGGCAAACTAGATTCTAGTAAGAGCAGTATAGAGGTCCCATGTAGAATGGGCATTGCTAAGGCATTCATAATATTTCAATTATTGCCCTTGCTTACATAAAAAATGCTTTATATATTATGCTATAAATATCTGAAATTATTTGCATTCCACTTGCTGATAAATTTCCATTCATAGAATCCAAACTGATCCATAACAATGAGAAGTTTCCATAAGATACTATAATAGTGCATAGTAGCTACTTATCAAACATGTTTTCAGAAGAGTATTTTTACACAATATTTCTTGGATGAGAATAGTGCAGCTATCAAAAATGATTGCTTGAATCAAGAAATTCTAAAATCGTGAAGTTTGAAGACCAAGCTAATATTCCAAGTTGGTTGACAAAAATATTCACATCACATATCCATGATTCATGATGTTGAGTACATGCTAACCCATTAGAACCTAAGTGCTACAATGATCCAGGGAAAGAAAGGTAGTCTATTTCAGATTACTTACAGATCTCCTTTGGACATATATCGCTTGACTATCATCTCATTTTGTTGAGCATCACGACCACTGATAACTAAATAATTTTCACTACTGATAAACCAATTGAATTTCTCAAACCAGTGCACCTTACGCATATGAGAGATTGCAGCAACAGTCTTTTCCTGCAAATAAATAGCAATACATTGATAAGAGGTACCTGttaatttgatttatttaaAATGTATTCTCTAATcagttttttaatgaaatataagaaaaagagtCTTTATCTAGTTTAATGTCAGAACCTTGCAATCTAATAAACAAATTTCCCACAATTATTGAAATACTGGCAGCAGCCAATGCAATATCACATGTTCATGTAATACATGCAAAGAACTATCATGCGAACAAGTAGTTTAGCTACCCAAAGCTACCACTCAAACTTCCATGTTTGTCATATCAAAGGATAAATGCAAGAAGATGTCGCTCTATTAAACCAAGACCTCATAGCAAGCCCTTAAAGGTATAACCAACTAATAAGGAGGAGGTAAGCCACACCTATTTAATTGTACATTTATTTCAAATTCAAAAGGGATATTCACACAGGCAATATatctgaagcatttgacttGAATGTGACAATGATACTAAAGACACAGATGTATACTGGGATCTCTGTGAGTATGTTCAAAGAAATATCATGAGAAATATTAAACTATAGTCTGTAGAATACCTGAGCAAGTTGGAGACGTGTCTTCTTCTCAGCTGCTTTGAAAGCCTTCTCATGTGCTGTAACGGTCTTCTCTTGTTTAATCTCCTGCTTTTTCTTCAGTTCATACCAGCGGCGAGCATTTGCATGTGCAGAAAGTGCTAGATCAACCTCTACCTGGAAGGAAAAGATAATTGCCATTGATTCTTGCAAtttgaaaaaagataaaaataaaatcgaAGTTTAATGGATAAAATACTGCAGGAATACTACAGGAAAGAACTCTGAATTTACAGCAAGATGATATGGATATACTTCAAACTTCAACAAGACTAAGACACTCATACGGCAAACAGCCACAATAAACAATTAACAATTAAGAGAAAGAATCTCAATGGAAATATATTGCAACatattagaaaaataatgaCATCTACCAAGAAATGCCAAGGCCTCCTACAACCTGTTACCAGTAGAGTCAGTGGttgatttttgaaagaaatgtaGCAAAAGCATTATGATAAGATGTAGAGGAGCAACTTGACGGGACACCTGACTATGCAATTCCATATAATGTACTGATCATTTCCAACTTTCAACTAGCCAATCTCTTTCATCCATGAGTTGTATTAATAAAAATTTCTCGAGACTAAATTAGACTGGTATTAACAAGTCCATGATAAACTAGAACCATCAACAAAATTGAGGAGATCTATTTTGCTGTCCCAAGTAGGGGAGACATGATTGTACAAACCTGTAACATGTGAGAGGTAAGTCTGCTAAAAGGGACCAACATACGGAGAGGTGAAACTAATACAATGAAACATCTAAATCAATTTTAATCCGAGATTTATACTTAATTTCTTAGTCTACTGGGATTTATTTCTCCAGCTCCTTATATTTGGTTTAACTCAAAAAACAAAGTCACATTTGAGTGACACATTACTGCTTTATGTTGTATTTAAGCTATGTAGTACATCCAAGGTATGCTGAAATGTACTGAACCGGTGCCGACAGGCACCGATACGGTACATCCTATAAAAATGGTTTCGATCCAAACTGATCCAAACCGGTTGGTTCCGTACTTGTACCGGTTAGTTCCGTACTTGTACCGGTACAAGCcgataccggtgcgaaccgttcGATACAAGCTCTTTTTTCCCGCGCGCGGCGGGGCGCGTGGGGAAGAGCGCCCACGCGGCTGGAGCCCACGTGGGCCACTAAATGCCatagagtggcatttaatgctaCTCTATGGCATTTAATGCATTCGCGCGGACgcggagttttttttttgggggggggggatcgCTCGCGGACGCGCGAGCGGAGAACGTGGGCCCGCGCGCGATTCCCCGCTCAGGAACCACGCCCGCGGCCAATTCCCCAGCAGGGAATCGCGCACGCGCGCAGTTCCCCGTGTGGGGCAGCGCgctgggcattaaatgccactctgtggcatttgacGCATCCTCCCATGTCTGCAGATGCGCGCAGACGTTTTTTTTTGACGTCCACACGCGCGCGGCCACGGACGCGCGCGtctccggttcggtaccgattcCAACCGGGACCATACCGGTGCCGGTGCTCACCGGTACGCCGGTACAGTCGGTCCGGCGAACCTTGAGTACATCTAAGTTACAAGGAACTTAAGCTAACTAGTGACAGCTAACAAGACTATTGACGTAATTATCAGAATGACCAAGGCATTACTATTGATGCAATCCTCCCTCCCCAACTTCTCGCATGAATTTAATATGAAAAAGAAACGGCTTTAAGGTGTCTCTCTAGACTAATtgcaaatgcaaaaaaaaaagtattcacAATGaagtttagaaaaaaaatcaatttttccAGGCTTTATTTCATCAACACAAGCCCGTAGTTTAGAATCCTATTGCATATCTTAAAAGATTGTATCTTGCTTGAAATGAATaatacttttttccaaaaattattaataatatGCTCAATGGAAACCATACCTTTTTTCAGCGGTAATATGAAAGATTTTATTGACAAGAAGAAAGTAGAGCAAAGAACACAAATTAAGAAAAAACAACAAGAGAGGAACTAAAATTTAAGGTTGAAGGACATAGCCAACTCAATGTACTGGTTAATAAACCACCTCTTGAAAAGCTGACAGATAAGAATAAGCATCCATGATCTCCAGCAGTACCTCAACGAGGTCCATGTATTATGAAGGCTAAGAATTCAAGTTACTTTTAAGCAACTAGCAACTGTAGGTGAATTGCACTCTTTAACTAGTTAATCATTTCAAAGGTCTATGGATGGACCATTACATCATCTAAATATAAGACACAACAAGAAAAGCGTGAAAGAGAATAAGAGTGAGAGAGCTCAAATCATGGGCATCATAAGCCCCAATCATCAGCTCAAAAAACCAACTCTAATATAGGTTATGACAACCAACCCTAAAAATCCTCTAAACAATCATTAGAAACAAcattaggaaaagaaaaaagaaaaaaaatggcatTCCAATGAATAACTGACGCCAACCCAATTTGACTTGGTCCTTGACCGATACTAATTCCAGGAATAGGACTTACCTTGGTGATCACTGTCCTCAACTGCCTCCAAATTACGGTAGGAGGTGTAAAATGAATTAGTTTTATGTAGCAGTAGATTTTATGCCCCTATCAAATCAAACTTTATCATCACATTTCGTGAAGTTAATTAGTCACTTATATTTTGGGGCAAGAAAggcttatttttctaatttggAATAGTAGAACTTCATGGTTAGGTACATTAGTTAAAATCTATACCAGTCCTTTCATCACTTCAAATGCTTGCATTCACAAATAACTAGTTAAACTTCGTTTACATTTATAATTTTCTAAAATGAAGGATGTTTCAGCAGAAGATCTGCTGTTAGtgcatttactatttttttattttatcatactgATGCAAGAACTTGAAAACAAGTCATCTCAGGAAAGAAAATAACACAGAAAAAAGTAAGTTATCCACAGAACTTATATCTACTTAAGCATGTTACGTGCAAGAGTAAAGATTTAAGAGCAGATGAAACTGCAGGAATGCCCTAGATATGAATGGAAAATGTTAGGTGAGTTAAATGCGCATTTGATATATCAAAGATGAAGGAATAAAGTGCATTAAGGaaaacacaaatatgaaactgaaGTTGCACCAGCACCTTCTCAACAGGGGAGGTTTTCTCATCCTCATCCATTTCATCAAGATTGTTACTCAACAATAGGGTGATGCAATTTCTTTCAAGATGGAGCTTATCTATAAGGCCAGCTACAGGATTTCCCGATTTTCTCTCCTCTTTCACCATACGAGCAAGATCCACCCAATCCATCCCATTTGCAAGGGCAACACGAACAGCTAAAATGGCTGCATCCACATCTTCCAAGTTGTACTCAATCAACTGTGCCAATTTAGTGCAAAGGTCAACTTCCTTCTTCAGTGTATGTACCCGGTTTTCCTGCATCGTAGCACAACGTACTTCTAACATGCAAATATATTGTAGATAACAAGCTATTAGCAAAAAAGCAGTATTTTGTTTGTGAAGAATTAATGCCCTGATAAAACAATGAAAGAAATACAGGAAGAAGGAAAAGCCACAAAACCAAGTTATGGGATTGCCTTCCCATTCAATCTTACACCCCCCAAAACACAGTGGGAGACAGcccctaaaaaagaaaaaaaaaaaagaaaatatgtgacagttttaaaaaacaaaaacattgAAACCACATGACACCAACAAAAACTCCATGGGAATTGCTAGACATCTTCTCAGGCCATGTCACTAGGCCAGTATAAGAAGCCCACACAGTCCAAGAAACAGCAACAATGCATCATTATTCATTACACAAATTAAACTGCCACTACATGAATTACGATGGCTGCACCATGTTTAGCCAGTGGTCTAAAAATGCCACAGCAGCGAGCACCCCCTCATTGCAGATCCAAGCTTAGTAGGATTGACCAGCTGCTGCCTAAGTCAATTTCATATAAAAGCAAAGTATTGTCAAACAACAAATTTACCAAGTTACCCC encodes:
- the LOC120103670 gene encoding nuclear export mediator factor NEMF-like, with translation MVKVRMNTADVAAEVKCLRRLIGMRCANVYDITPKTYLFKLMNSSGMTESGESEKVLLLMESGVRLHTTQYVRDKNTTPSGFTLKLRKHIRTRRLEDVRQLGYDRIILFQFGLGSNSHFVILELYAQGNILLTDSEFTVMTLLRSHRDDDKGLAIMSRHRYPIEACRVFERTDFMKLKAALSFELTDDNESSEVLDASGDACDKSKEPTSGKNKNLPASKKKSNDGTQSNKTTLKTILGQTLSYGPALSEHIVLDAGLPPNMKVGKDSKIDEATIQALVQAVTRFEDWLADVISGQIVPEGYILMQNKVIEKKETLPLQESTSDKVYDEFCPILLNQFKSRECKKFETFDAALDEFYSKIESQRSEQQQKAKEGSATLKLNKIRLDQENRVHTLKKEVDLCTKLAQLIEYNLEDVDAAILAVRVALANGMDWVDLARMVKEERKSGNPVAGLIDKLHLERNCITLLLSNNLDEMDEDEKTSPVEKVEVDLALSAHANARRWYELKKKQEIKQEKTVTAHEKAFKAAEKKTRLQLAQEKTVAAISHMRKVHWFEKFNWFISSENYLVISGRDAQQNEMIVKRYMSKGDLYVHADLHGASSTVIKNYKPDSPIPPLTLNQAGCFTVCHSQAWDSKIVTSAWWVYPHQVSKTAPSGEYLTVGSFMIRGKKNFLPPHPLVMGFGILFRLDESSLASHLNERRVRGEDEGLQEMEGASHKEHNVSDSDEEILDDAGTSKELGHLSRLNTDNSKVDPDSTSTIDNASGVLPPNPNIANPSEELVGDKEGQQKNLHGGSLSDTDEESEPSGSSQLVVLIDEALGLGPAKLSGKGAGLDAYKSNSMEDHEREGKKGTVREKPYVSKAERRKLKKGQNNSSDSVNSSHKKEEGNECAPSGSQLDKNNENMKPAKQKITRGQKGKLKKIKEKYAEQDEEERRIRMALLASAGKAPKKEKDSQDQDGGAGKITRSGTGQHDSSKICYKCKKSGHLSRDCPETILETDQSQGIVNKHANGDVFEDLDAELDKTTSEMDRISIEESGIHEIGEEERAKLNDLDYLTGNPLLDDILLYAIPVCGPYNALQTYKYRVKITPGTAKKGKAAKTAMNLFMHMPEVTNREKELLKACTEPELVAAIVGNAKITAPGLTQLKQKQKKGKKSGKDN